The genome window TCATGCGCCTGCTGTCCTACCTGGGCGCGTTCAAGGCGCTGATCCTGCTGGTGGCTGTACTGTGCCTGATCAGCAATGTGCTGAGCCTGTGGGGACCGACGCTGGCCGGTTCCGCGATCAATGAAGCGGCGGCGGGACAGGGTAAGGTGAACTTCGAACGGGTAACCTACTTTGCCGTGCGGATGCTGGCCGTGTATGCGTGTTCTTCCCTGATCACGATCCTGATCCACATGATCATGGTCAATGTGTCCAAGCGCGTGGGCAGGAAGATGCGGCAGGATGTGTTTGACAAGCTGATGCGGCTGCCGGTGGGTTTCTTTGACCGGAACCAGGCAGGGGATATTATCAGCCGGGTCTCCTATGACGTGGATGTGATCAGCACCTGTATGGCTACGGACGTGGTGGCAATCCTGACCAGTATTGTGACGGTGATCGGCGCGCTGATCATGATGGTCCGGATTTCTCCTGTGCTGAGCCTTGTAACGCTGGTGACGGTACCCGCTTCCATTCTGTTTACAGCCCATATGCGAAAAAGAACGCAGCCCCGGTTTGTGAAACGGTCCAGGTCCTACGGTGCGATGAACGGGTTTGTGGAGGAACAGCTGTCCGGGCAGAAGACCATCCAGGCTTATGCCTATGAGGACCAGATTGACGAAAAATACGAGGATATCAACCATCAGGCCGCAGAGGCCTATTATGACGCGGACTCCCTGGCGGCAACCATCGGACCGACGATCGGCTTTATCAACAACATCGGCCTGAGCCTGATCAGCCTGCTGGGATCGGTGCTGTATATGAACGGGACTATCGGTCTGGGGAATATTTCCTCCTTTGTGCTGTATTCCCGGAAATTCTCCGGACCGATCAACGAGGTCGCGAATATCATCAATGAGCTGTTTTCCGCCCTGGCGGCGGCGGAACGGGTATTTGGCCTGCTGGACCAGGCGGAGGAACTGCGGGACGCGGAAGGGGCACGGACGCTGTCTGACGCGGAAGGCAATGTGGCACTGAACCATGTTTTCTTCGGTTATGATCCGGACCGGACGATCATTCATGACCTTTCCATGCGGGCGGATGCCGGAAAACTGACCGCCATTGTCGGGCCCACCGGCGCGGGCAAAACCACGATCATCAACCTGCTGATGCGCTTTTACGACGTGGACAGCGGAAGCGTGACGGTGGACGGACAGGATGTAAGGGAACTGACCCGGAGAAGCCTGCGGTCCGCCTACGCCATGGTGTTGCAGGACACCTGGGTGTTCCGGGGAACCATCTTTGACAACATCGCCTACGGCAAGGAGAACGCCACAATGGATGAAGTGGTGGCAGCAGCGAAAGCAGCCCATATCCA of Aristaeella lactis contains these proteins:
- a CDS encoding ABC transporter ATP-binding protein — protein: MAKRDSIMTKPKDSKGAFMRLLSYLGAFKALILLVAVLCLISNVLSLWGPTLAGSAINEAAAGQGKVNFERVTYFAVRMLAVYACSSLITILIHMIMVNVSKRVGRKMRQDVFDKLMRLPVGFFDRNQAGDIISRVSYDVDVISTCMATDVVAILTSIVTVIGALIMMVRISPVLSLVTLVTVPASILFTAHMRKRTQPRFVKRSRSYGAMNGFVEEQLSGQKTIQAYAYEDQIDEKYEDINHQAAEAYYDADSLAATIGPTIGFINNIGLSLISLLGSVLYMNGTIGLGNISSFVLYSRKFSGPINEVANIINELFSALAAAERVFGLLDQAEELRDAEGARTLSDAEGNVALNHVFFGYDPDRTIIHDLSMRADAGKLTAIVGPTGAGKTTIINLLMRFYDVDSGSVTVDGQDVRELTRRSLRSAYAMVLQDTWVFRGTIFDNIAYGKENATMDEVVAAAKAAHIHPFIMRLPEGYQTVISEDGGNISKGQKQLLTIARAMLYTSSMLILDEATSNVDTSTEREIQRAMRELMKGRTCFVIAHRLSTIRNADNILVVNQGDVVEQGTHEELMQGRGFYYRLYRAQFE